From the Onychostoma macrolepis isolate SWU-2019 chromosome 13, ASM1243209v1, whole genome shotgun sequence genome, the window aagtttgtttaaaaaatcaattcaaagatttgtttattatatattatgcatTTGACCTGCCAGTCATCATCACAAAATAAGCCCTTCTGGGATGATACAAGACCTGAAAATTATTCTTGGGTTTATTTTGCCATAATGATCATAACTTACTCAATAATATTAGTGCATTTATaaccaaaaattattatatatcatTATTCCTTGTGTTCATGTAGTGAGCAACAACATTGatattatttaacaatttttactatattttactcttaaaacattttaaacctaATTAGTAACAGTAACCGTTTTGAAAAAATGATCTACTCTGATGATTGCCATTCCAGAGAACATACACAAACATTGACATATACAGGTTTGAATTCTGTAAGAAATCTGAGAACGAATGACACTGATCTTAAGATTTAATAAACAGATGCATATCAACCCCCCTCCCCCAAACATCATGCTTCCAGCCAGTAAAATCATCCCTCACTTCAATTCACACAAGTACTGCTTTCTCTTGGGAGAGCAAAATTAGTTATGTTCATAATTGGTCCCTGAGGGTGAGCGTGGTACCAGAAGACAGAGTGGGGCTGTGTCGACAGACAGGGTCTTTCTGTGACTGATTCATTAACACTACTCCTTtatatctacactgtaaaatctATTCATAGAGCATCTCAATTCTTTTGGATCGATCCACAAAAATCTCATTTCTAAGTCCATCATCAATAATTCTACTGGATGAAAAAGCATACGTCGGACCAAACATAAAAACGGCGTAACAATGACAATTAAGATACATTGAGAACGGTTTTGGAATTGGACTGTAACTCCctgaaatgtaatcaaattgTAAAGATTTCCTCCCTTactatacaataatataaaaacagaaattggACACTTACTCTCTGAGCTGAGGGTAAAAACTCAAAATTAGAGGCTTCATTTGTCAAAGTCAAAAGGCTGTAGCAGAGGTAATATGCCTGTATGAAAGAAGATCATTTATCAGCTTATTAAACTCTAAGTGGTTTTACTATATCAATCATggatattaaaaaaagtaatgatCCAATAGCTCTCAGCCCTCAGACGACTTTTTGCTTACTTGTTGGTCTAGATTGGCATCACAATCTTCTGCTCTCCTTGCAGACCTGAGGCCTTTCAGTAGGGACGAGGGACGCATTTGAGGTAGGAAAGGTTTCAGCTCAGACAGCTAGAAAAATAGTGATAGAAACaaagattattttttatcttCATACAGTGCAAATCTTCAAAAATGATAGTAGTTTGACAAAAGCTTGGCCAGCCAAGTGTAGTCAGTGGATGATACACCCGTGTAATTGCACTCATCACAAACCATAAAACATCTATAGTGCTAAACTGTCTGAACATTGAAAAGCCGCTAATATTCTATAGATTATTCTCACCTTAAACTCTGTCCCTGAGGGTCTATAAGTGCCGGTGTGATTCAAAAGCTTTGAGATGATAGACACACTCAGGTGTCGTTTTAATTGCCTGTTAAAAAAATAGCAGATGAAAAATTGCAGAAATcacttaaaagtaaaaaaaacaaatgtagtagaataaatatttatattgcattacaGGGTTTCACTTACTTTCCACGACTGCTATCTGGAAGAAGATAAACGAGTCTCCTGAGGTTGTGATGATCTTCTGATAAATCAGTCAGGATCTGACACGCTTTAGATATCTACacagaaaaaaagggaaatctGTATTAAATGTGAGAAGATGATAAACTAATACTTAACAGGTAGTTAAGtagttttctgttttaactGTGGGGCACAAAAGAAGAATGCACTCACTTTTTCATTATATAATAACACTGAATTTTTGGCTACAAAATGATAATTGTTTGGAATGTCATGAGGgcaagtaaatgatgagagaatgtaaatttttggccatgaatatgaatatttaatacACTCTTTCTGACCTGTACATCCCAGTGTGTGATATTTTTAAGCAGATTCTGGAGCAGGATGCTTAAGTTTCCAGTTGGCAGCAGCTGAAAATGAGTCTCCAGTCCAATTCTACACACCACTGCCAGAAGCAAGAGCAGCTCCTCATCAGTGTACACTCTTGGACACAATGCAGTACACAGGGAGAGGTactgaacacatgaagaaaaaCAATACAGGTGCAAATTAGGCCGACACTTACTATTGCACTTAAAGCTAAATTATcgttaaacaaatgaaaaatccCCTACTACTCAATacattacaaacacatttttaaaatacttaaaataatagcTTACGTTGAGAACACTCTCCAAATTATGTACTGGTAAAGTGCAATTGTCTTTCATGTCAGATATCACTCGGTCTTGGCTGGTTTCTTCCAGCTGAAAGCTTTCTCTGCCAACACAAACATATGCATTACAATATCAACTTAGCATTTTTATGAAGCTGTTGGTATAATCATGGCTTATGTCGAATAtgctgaatgacaaaaactTAAGACTAGTACAGAAATATAATACTGCAGACTGAGGTAAAAAACTCACAAAAGGTCTCCCTCAGTAAAAGAGGGTTGCAGAGCCTCCAGAGGGAACAGACTGATGAATGATGCCCCCATGTTCAGGAAAACCAGGGTGATGTCCCGTACAGAGGGTACCCACACTTTAAAACTTTGGCTTTGGTGTTCAACTATAACACAACCGTCAGTTTTAGTGCTTTATCAGTTGTACAGGAACAGTATATTTGGCCATTATGAGGTATTTCAAGCATACCTATGTGTTGAGCTGCAGACAGAGCAATGGTTTGCAAGGACTGCAAGATGTGTGAGGAAATAATTGGGTTTGGGTAAACTGACATCATCTGAAAAAGCATTATAGTTATTAGCTGTACATAAATTTTGACTATTGGACCACATGAGTTGGGGTACTAAAAGCATAAGCTCTCATGAAAGCAATCCAACTGTAGTGTATAAGTTTTGACAGGTTTAAAGGTAAATGTCCCAAGGGTATACAGGTTTCCCTTGAGAGAATATAAGATGGTGTGAACAAAATGCAACGAGTCAAATAATTATCATAGTAACAGCGAACCTAAAACTTCAATACAACCatataacaatacaaaaaaaaaatacatatattaccTAATACAACTCATAAAAACTGATCAACAGATGAGATCAACATGAGACTACACatacagtggccccaaaaagatcaaaatatcaaaccatgtagcattcatatatttttaagtgtagATTAATTGTCCATATTTTTTGGCCCAATGTAAAGTACATCCATGCATTACTGACTAAGCACATAGTGTTTTGCAGGACAGAAAATATGAGGAAAGAGGGTGGTTTTACCTGGAAAAGCCAGCGTGTAACCTCAGGCTGACAAGGGAAAGAAAAGTAGGCTTTCCTCAACAAGCCAGCACTGATCAGAGACAGCACATGCTCAGCACGGGCACTATAGAGGACGAAAACAAAACGCTCATATTGCAAAGCGTAATAAagtaaactaataacaaaaaacaCCGAGCCCAATTGCAAATTaacataacagaaaaaaatcacTGATGCATCTCCTATTTTACTCATTGTTTGAGAAGTGAACTCGCAGTGATACTACATTTAATATTGGGTTCAAGGTGTCATCAGACAGGTATCATCTATTACAAAAATGGAAGGATTAAATCAATTTGTTTATTTCccacttttaaaaaatctgcaCATTTTGACACTTGACATAATATTTAAACACCTTTTATCATAAGCAAAAACTGAAGTTTagagaaaactaaaaatgacTTATGTTGGCAGTCTTACTGAAAGAGGATTTGTTGTGATTTGTTATGCGGAGTCACAGTAATCTTGCTCAGGTCCAGCGTCTGATGGTTGAAGAGTCGACCAAACCTAGCAGGCAGGAATACTTCCTCTCCTGGGTGGATGTCCCTGATGGCACATGAGGCGACAGAGAACCTTTGCAAAAATTccctggaggaaaaaaaaaaaaatttagaaaaTTGACTGCCGTAATCTACTTTAAAACACCAAAAGGCTTCAATATAGTTTGAAAgactggatttaaaaaaaaacaaatgatgaGAATGAAGCCAGCTATTAAGCCAGTATGGACAAAATACCTTTGCTCAAGTGAGATGTCTTCTTCTTTACTTTCATTGTTCTCATTCTCATCTAGATTCAGCAGATCCTCTTCACATGACTCAAGTAACTGTCTCTCCAACTCTTTTGACCTGTGTagtcaaatgaaaaacaaagtgtgtcaagtaattattaaacatttatcagGGTGAGACTGCAGGCTAAATGCAGCATGATCTGTCTCAACAAATTCAGCCATGGCATAATCACAGGTCTGTGAATCTGACAGTCGGAGTTACTGTCAGCCAGAATGCCAGGCATTAATACACCAAGGGTGAATTAGGActacaattttacattttctgaagtaaACAAGTATTGCAGCTGGTGGTTTTCAGCACATTACTATTGGTTCTAGGTCAGCAATTCTCAACCAGATCTCCGAATTTTGGCCCTCAAATATTGTCACAGACACAGGAGGGCCTTGGAATCCAAAAGCTTGAGAAGCACTGTTCTAGTGTGTCTGGCAAGTTGCTTACTGTTTGAAGTCAAAATAGTTCACCTTATGTATGACCTAATTACTGAAATTTTTCTGCCATTTAATTGTCTCTCAGGCAAAAATTATTAGTTTGACACCTTAGAAAAGTTTCAGCAGACCTCTCCTCAACAAGTCACAATTTGAGCTCTCATTAATGAGTGTAGTCTATACAGCTACAAAATGTCAGCAATCCTAAATGTAAGCAATATAAAGGCtgatttaaaggaatagctcactcAAAACTGAACATTCTGTAATCATTGACTGATCatatcctcatgttgttccgttatcaaaacacaaatgaagatcaaatatggtaaatggATGCTCAAACGTACGGTTGCGCTTCTGTTTACCATAATTTAATTTctctatgtatgtgtgttgatcagtgttcatacatatttatatacagatttaaatgtctatattaAATCTGTTCTTAATGTAAAGAAATCTTGACTCATCAGAACACTTAGATTCAACTACTCATTTCACATGAATTATTTTTACGATCACCATGTGGACTTTCAaaggagggacagaaatctctaaagacttcattaaaaaaaacttgtaaataatgacaattttcatttttaggtgaattatCCTTTCAATAGCCATGCCTGCCTTGGTAAACACCACTAATAAAAGCTGTCTACATTGAGATTTTGACTTCTCAATCATTGATATCCAAAGCACTACAACAAACCAATGGCTGCCAAGCACAAAATGAGACATGCTGAGAATCAAGTTGGGGTGGGGGGGGGTAAGGTTTTCAGACCAACCTCTGATATTGTTCCTTCTCTTGCAGCATCTGCTCCAGTGTATTTCTATAACTAACGGCTTTGGCTTTCACTGCCTCTGGCTAATacagatgaaaaaaatataaaaagaagcATAAGTGTTTGTCAAAATCAGGCATGTCAAAGAGTGATTAATGACACGAGGTCATGACATGTTTCTGAACGTCCTTAAACTTACTGCTGCTTTTGAGACAGGTGTGTTGGGCTCTGAAAAAGCATCTTTTTCGGGAGTAACAGGCACATGGTCTCTCCGACTCATCAGCTTCTCCAGAGATGGCAGCGGCTCATCTTCATCaccactgctgctgctgctcagACTGATATTGCAGTGCTCTCTCAGCTCATCGCCGGAGTCGTCTCCCAACTCAATATCTAAGGGATCTTTCCACTGGGGGCAGCACTTCTGTTCTCTTGATCCTTCTACTTTTACCGACACAGCTGGGGCAGGCATGATAGCCTTGGGGCTGCGTGACTGCTCCACTTTCAACTGCGTTCTTTCATCAGTTTCCATCTTACATGAACCGGCTTGTTCTGCAAAGCTGGGTGATCTTAGATCGGGATGATGGGGGGACGAGACAATTTTAACACTCTCCTTATGGTTGGAAGAGGGGCTTGTTTGTGTGCAAGTTTCTTTCTcagcatttgtttttttataatgagTTTTGGGCGATGGTAAGCAATAGTCTGGTGTAAAGAGTGTTGTCTCGATGCTGTCGAACGTTGTGCTCGACTTCGGAGAGACTTTGTGCAAATGCGGTTGGCTGGGTGGAGCTTTGGGATTTTTGTTGGCATGTGCCACCATAGCGTCTCTTGGCTCTGCAGTCGTGGGTGATTTACTGAGTTGAAACGAGTTAGGTTTGTCGCTTTCCGTGTTTGAGTCCTTACATGGTTTAAACAGCTGCCTGGGGAGGGAAGGCAGAAGTCTCTGTTTGTAGTTGCTGTTTGGTAAGGCAGGAAGAGCCTCAGGGgactgtttttcttttatagTTATCACAGAATCATTGCAGGACTTCACGAAAGCACGTCTGACGAACTTTAAAGGCGAGTTTATAATGGAGGAGCTGGAGGTGGGTTGAAAATCAACACATGGGTGTTTCATTTCCTTCTCACTGTCTGTACTACACTCCCTTTTTCTCTTTGCAGATAGGGACATCCTGCCCTCTGTTGGCAAAAAGTTGTATTTGACATAGAAAGAGAAACAGCTTAGTTTCAAAAGttacaaaataaaaagctgGGCAAGATCAGTAGTACAACAAAGGGTAATAAGTCTTACCTGGACTAGTCTTGTGGTGAGGGCTGCTTAATTCCTGTAACACAATCAATGAAAACAGGTGAAAACATGTTTGACATCCAGTCACTGGAAAAAAGGTGGCACATCATGCATAAAAgtattcaacaaaaatatagaGCTTGACCTGTACCTTCTGTACGGACATGTCGCTACAATGGGATGTTTTGTGGACTCTATTCTCCAGTCTATCTTTTTGCTGATCAGGATGGTGGATGATCCGCTCCCCTTTGTAAACTGATGCTTTAGGTCTC encodes:
- the slf2 gene encoding SMC5-SMC6 complex localization factor protein 2; the encoded protein is MADTRPPDRKLEACSTVQELIPLGAPRRDSVAATPHPVSGSPRIEPSEKTPKLLNLLPKCILPTKNPELEQRDKSISAALKASNKRPEQDSFDKVVVRKLQPNNGNINSRKNGSLNPTVKKDILQRTSSYNRNKEISYALSKELNENLRLGGGLFQSDAIKVQRHSLPYISHSRRNSESSSSCLFQQRPKASVYKGERIIHHPDQQKDRLENRVHKTSHCSDMSVQKELSSPHHKTSPEGRMSLSAKRKRECSTDSEKEMKHPCVDFQPTSSSSIINSPLKFVRRAFVKSCNDSVITIKEKQSPEALPALPNSNYKQRLLPSLPRQLFKPCKDSNTESDKPNSFQLSKSPTTAEPRDAMVAHANKNPKAPPSQPHLHKVSPKSSTTFDSIETTLFTPDYCLPSPKTHYKKTNAEKETCTQTSPSSNHKESVKIVSSPHHPDLRSPSFAEQAGSCKMETDERTQLKVEQSRSPKAIMPAPAVSVKVEGSREQKCCPQWKDPLDIELGDDSGDELREHCNISLSSSSSGDEDEPLPSLEKLMSRRDHVPVTPEKDAFSEPNTPVSKAAPEAVKAKAVSYRNTLEQMLQEKEQYQRSKELERQLLESCEEDLLNLDENENNESKEEDISLEQREFLQRFSVASCAIRDIHPGEEVFLPARFGRLFNHQTLDLSKITVTPHNKSQQILFHARAEHVLSLISAGLLRKAYFSFPCQPEVTRWLFQMMSVYPNPIISSHILQSLQTIALSAAQHIVEHQSQSFKVWVPSVRDITLVFLNMGASFISLFPLEALQPSFTEGDLLESFQLEETSQDRVISDMKDNCTLPVHNLESVLNYLSLCTALCPRVYTDEELLLLLAVVCRIGLETHFQLLPTGNLSILLQNLLKNITHWDVQISKACQILTDLSEDHHNLRRLVYLLPDSSRGKQLKRHLSVSIISKLLNHTGTYRPSGTEFKLSELKPFLPQMRPSSLLKGLRSARRAEDCDANLDQQAYYLCYSLLTLTNEASNFEFLPSAQRNDLQSLSSQLEKHIKCDIRESEKMLYRSKVKDFVARIYTKWQVLLTRTRPQEGKLYDYWKPPPEDEVSSCPQDKSCITSESAEETQTAEWSGAESDEDAESKEEDCEEPPPLESEVKTERDDEDCVEDISDAEEKNDEPEQQMMELEDGRKFEPISDEELFETQEDSECEEPPPLESKVKTEWDDEDCVEDISDVEEEKDEPKQEMMGLEDDRKFEPISDEELFETQEDSECEEPPPLESKVKTERDDEDCVEDISDVEEEKDEPKQQMMELEDDRKFEPISDEELFETHEDLEYEDDDDDLMNREEELLKDEETHV